One Sediminispirochaeta bajacaliforniensis DSM 16054 genomic window, CCCCTCCTTTACAGCCGCTGAAGAGGGAAGTGCACTGACCATTGCCGTATGCCAATACGAGGTCAGCGAAGCACTGTATCTCGATGTCGGGGCTTTTGAAGCCAAGGCGCACGATATCATGACCCGGGCCGAGTCTTCCGGCGCGGATCTTCTTATCATTCCCGAATATGCAAATGTGATGCTTGCTTTTCTTCCGGACGCAAAACAGCTGGAAGGGGTCCGCACCATGGAAGAGGGCCTTGCCCTTCTCACCGGCCCTGATCGTCCCTTTCCTGATTTGAAGGACCTCTTCCTGAAGCGATCACCGATGGTTAGGAAGCTTATGGATAGAGTATGGGGGCAGGGGGCCCGACTGCATCACCTGATGATTCTTGCCGGGACCTACTTTGCCGAAGATGGAGGGCGACTTTTTAACCGGTTGGTGCTCTATGGCCCGAGCGGAGAGACCTTGTATGTGCAAGATAAGATCCATCTCACGCCCTTTGAACGCGGAATAGTCGAATTGGATGCGGGATCTCCTCGGGCTGCCAGGCTTGTCACGGTCGGAGGATTAAAGCTAGGCTTTTCCATTTGCCGGGATACCTTTTTCGACGATTATGCCAATCTCATGGAATCGGCGCAGGTGTGGATAGATCTGAAGGCCAACGGGGAGCTCTATACGGAGGAGACGGAGGTTCTTTTCTCCAGGGCTCTGCCATTCCGCCAGGCGGAGTACCACTTTCCATGGGGAGTGACAGCCTGTCTGAACGGAAGCTTCTTCGGCCTGCTCTGGCAGGGACCAA contains:
- a CDS encoding nitrilase-related carbon-nitrogen hydrolase, translated to MKPRLLGFFFLMLFFPSFTAAEEGSALTIAVCQYEVSEALYLDVGAFEAKAHDIMTRAESSGADLLIIPEYANVMLAFLPDAKQLEGVRTMEEGLALLTGPDRPFPDLKDLFLKRSPMVRKLMDRVWGQGARLHHLMILAGTYFAEDGGRLFNRLVLYGPSGETLYVQDKIHLTPFERGIVELDAGSPRAARLVTVGGLKLGFSICRDTFFDDYANLMESAQVWIDLKANGELYTEETEVLFSRALPFRQAEYHFPWGVTACLNGSFFGLLWQGPSEITRYRKETGAVETVLRADTPGQERLLFFTVRQ